One genomic region from Amycolatopsis sp. FBCC-B4732 encodes:
- a CDS encoding cell wall metabolism sensor histidine kinase WalK, with protein MKLGRVIAATGVRMRTTAVAVLALALAIAAAGVVVVLLLEESLDRSVTESARSTGRQVAIQLVREGARDLSASDVASTGDTEAVTQVLDARGVPIASDPAIVGHPPLTAARPVVGRETIETLPLGLNGDSDDYRVVSQEVNGPGGPFTVISARSLEPVTEASTRLTLLLGLIAVPLLAISGLAVYRAVGSALRPVERMRRTVAEISTRDLAARVPLPPGGDEVHRLAVTLNEMLGRLASAQAAQRRFVADASHELRSPLSTISTALDVSGRHPESTGDLVPVIARETARLRELVDDLLMLARTDDATDRPQRTEVDLDDIVRAEAERVRGEGALDVEVRAGPAKVHGSEAQLRRAVRNLVDNARGHARSRIRVSSSVRGDLAVVEVSDDGPGVGEADRERIFERFVRLDASRQRGHGGTGLGLPIVAGIAARHGGRARYADPGEPGARFVIELPVIAVPKEE; from the coding sequence GTGAAGCTGGGCAGGGTGATCGCCGCGACCGGGGTTCGGATGCGGACCACCGCGGTGGCGGTGCTCGCGCTCGCGCTGGCCATCGCGGCCGCCGGGGTGGTCGTCGTGCTGCTGCTGGAGGAGTCGCTCGACCGCAGCGTCACCGAGAGTGCGCGCAGCACCGGCCGCCAGGTCGCCATCCAGCTCGTCCGCGAAGGCGCGCGCGACCTCAGCGCGAGCGACGTCGCCAGCACCGGGGACACCGAAGCCGTCACCCAGGTCCTCGACGCGCGGGGCGTGCCGATCGCGAGCGACCCCGCCATCGTCGGGCACCCGCCGCTGACCGCCGCCCGGCCGGTCGTCGGGCGCGAGACCATCGAGACGCTGCCGCTCGGGCTCAACGGCGACAGCGACGACTACCGCGTCGTCTCGCAGGAGGTGAACGGGCCGGGCGGGCCGTTCACCGTCATCTCCGCGCGGTCGCTGGAGCCGGTGACCGAGGCGTCCACGCGCCTCACGTTGCTGCTCGGCCTGATCGCCGTGCCGCTGCTCGCGATCTCCGGCCTCGCCGTCTACCGCGCGGTCGGCTCGGCGCTGCGGCCGGTCGAGCGGATGCGCCGGACCGTCGCGGAGATCTCGACGCGCGACCTCGCCGCGCGCGTGCCGCTGCCGCCCGGCGGGGACGAGGTGCACCGGCTGGCCGTCACGCTCAACGAAATGCTCGGGCGGCTGGCGTCCGCTCAGGCCGCGCAACGCCGGTTCGTCGCCGACGCCAGTCACGAGCTGCGGTCGCCGCTGTCGACGATCAGCACCGCGCTCGACGTCTCCGGGCGGCACCCGGAGAGCACCGGCGACCTGGTGCCGGTGATCGCCCGCGAAACCGCGCGGCTGCGCGAGCTCGTCGACGACCTGCTCATGCTCGCCCGCACCGACGACGCCACCGACCGGCCGCAGCGCACCGAGGTCGACCTCGACGACATCGTCCGCGCCGAAGCCGAGCGGGTCCGCGGCGAAGGCGCGCTCGACGTCGAGGTCCGCGCCGGGCCGGCGAAGGTGCACGGCAGCGAGGCCCAGCTGCGCCGCGCGGTGCGGAACCTGGTCGACAACGCCCGCGGGCACGCGCGGTCGCGCATCCGCGTCAGCAGCTCGGTGCGCGGCGACCTCGCCGTCGTCGAGGTGAGCGACGACGGGCCCGGCGTCGGGGAAGCCGACCGGGAACGGATCTTCGAGCGGTTCGTCCGCCTCGACGCGTCGCGGCAGCGCGGGCACGGCGGCACCGGGCTGGGCCTGCCGATCGTGGCCGGCATCGCGGCCCGCCACGGCGGCCGGGCGCGCTACGCCGACCCCGGCGAACCGGGTGCGCGGTTCGTCATCGAGCTGCCGGTGATCGCCGTGCCGAAGGAGGAGTAG
- a CDS encoding response regulator transcription factor → MRLLIVEDEREFAETLRRGLVAEGFTTDVAHTGREGLWRATEHVYDVVVLDIMLPELSGYEVLKRLRAAENWTPVLMLTAKDGEYDEADAFDLGADDYLSKPFSFVVLIARLRALLRRGAPARPAVLEAGDLRLDPSARTVHRGQQRIELTAREFGLLEFLLRRPGTALTKNEILNHVWDAHYDGDENVVEVYIGYLRRKIDTPFGTRTIETVRGVGYRLVDVTRS, encoded by the coding sequence GTGCGCCTGCTGATCGTGGAGGACGAGCGCGAGTTCGCGGAGACGCTGCGGCGCGGGCTGGTCGCCGAAGGCTTCACCACCGACGTCGCCCACACCGGCCGGGAAGGGCTCTGGCGGGCGACCGAGCACGTGTACGACGTCGTCGTGCTGGACATCATGCTGCCCGAGCTGTCCGGCTACGAGGTGCTCAAACGCTTGCGGGCGGCGGAAAACTGGACGCCGGTGCTGATGCTCACGGCCAAGGACGGCGAGTACGACGAAGCCGACGCGTTCGACCTCGGCGCCGACGACTACCTGTCGAAGCCGTTTTCCTTCGTCGTGCTCATCGCGCGGCTGCGGGCGTTGCTGCGCCGTGGCGCGCCGGCCCGCCCGGCCGTGCTGGAGGCGGGCGACCTGCGGCTCGACCCGTCCGCGCGCACCGTCCACAGGGGACAGCAGCGGATCGAGCTGACCGCGCGGGAGTTCGGGCTGCTGGAGTTCCTGTTGCGGCGCCCGGGAACCGCGCTGACGAAGAACGAGATCCTCAACCACGTCTGGGACGCCCACTACGACGGCGACGAGAACGTCGTCGAGGTCTACATCGGCTACCTGCGGCGCAAGATCGACACGCCGTTCGGCACCCGCACCATCGAGACGGTCCGGGGCGTCGGGTACCGGCTCGTGGACGTTACTCGATCGTAA
- the gvpO gene encoding gas vesicle protein GvpO, whose protein sequence is MDVVELARIPDSTSVMATYRVDIDGTGELGACEWLRRLTRGATDL, encoded by the coding sequence GTGGACGTCGTCGAACTGGCCCGGATCCCGGATTCCACCAGTGTGATGGCCACCTACCGGGTGGACATCGACGGGACGGGTGAGCTCGGCGCGTGCGAGTGGCTGCGGCGCTTAACCCGTGGCGCCACCGATTTGTGA
- a CDS encoding gas vesicle protein yields MTRLAASSDSLADVLERVLDKGVVIAGDIGVSVVDVELPTLRIRLFFAPNAARAELGKTGTEPLLPEREEPR; encoded by the coding sequence GTGACACGATTGGCCGCTTCGTCCGATTCGCTGGCGGACGTTCTGGAACGCGTACTCGACAAGGGGGTGGTGATAGCCGGCGACATCGGGGTCAGTGTCGTCGACGTCGAATTGCCGACCCTGCGGATCCGGCTCTTCTTCGCGCCCAACGCCGCCCGCGCCGAACTCGGGAAAACCGGCACCGAGCCGTTGCTGCCCGAAAGGGAAGAACCGCGGTGA
- a CDS encoding GvpL/GvpF family gas vesicle protein, whose translation MSTSNWLCAYAITRNRPALDIGGSPRLIGYRDLGVVVAEAALARFDRIDTLDPVDGALAEPAREHDAVVRAVFRHEPVLPLRFGTVLDGEAAAVRLLEAGYEQARTCLDEVDGHREWGVRVRHAEPAASSRPDATGLTGTRYLVRRRERLKAIQRGREEVLAATGRLGKALRRHASDSIGRARPHGVLANTAYLVETGREAAFHAEFEWFARELRAVGATVETSGPWPPYSFTDVELGAAGG comes from the coding sequence GTGAGCACCTCGAACTGGCTGTGCGCGTACGCGATCACGCGCAACCGCCCCGCGCTGGACATCGGGGGATCGCCGCGGTTGATCGGCTACCGCGACCTCGGGGTCGTCGTCGCCGAGGCGGCCCTGGCGCGCTTCGACCGCATCGACACGCTCGACCCGGTCGACGGCGCGCTCGCCGAACCGGCCCGCGAGCACGACGCCGTGGTGCGCGCGGTGTTCCGTCACGAACCCGTGCTGCCCCTGCGGTTCGGCACCGTCCTGGACGGCGAGGCGGCGGCCGTCCGGCTCCTCGAAGCCGGCTACGAGCAGGCACGCACCTGCCTCGACGAGGTCGACGGGCACCGCGAGTGGGGTGTCCGTGTCCGGCACGCCGAGCCCGCCGCGTCCAGCCGCCCGGACGCCACGGGCCTGACCGGGACGCGGTACCTGGTCCGGCGCCGCGAACGGCTCAAGGCGATCCAGCGGGGCCGCGAGGAGGTGCTGGCGGCCACCGGCCGGCTCGGGAAGGCGCTGCGCCGCCACGCCTCCGACAGCATCGGGCGCGCGCGGCCGCACGGGGTGCTGGCCAACACGGCCTACCTCGTGGAAACCGGCCGGGAAGCGGCGTTCCACGCGGAGTTCGAGTGGTTCGCCCGCGAGCTGCGCGCGGTGGGCGCGACGGTCGAGACGTCCGGGCCGTGGCCGCCGTACTCGTTCACCGACGTCGAGCTGGGGGCCGCGGGTGGCTGA
- the gvpJ gene encoding gas vesicle protein GvpJ — MADAEVVRLSAESPAEAVADLLDRVVHRGAVVTGDVIISLAGIDLIRLDLRLLLGLEEAPG; from the coding sequence GTGGCTGACGCGGAAGTCGTGCGCCTGAGCGCGGAATCGCCCGCCGAAGCCGTCGCCGACCTGCTCGACCGGGTCGTCCACCGCGGCGCGGTCGTCACCGGGGACGTGATCATCTCACTCGCCGGTATCGACCTGATCCGCCTCGACCTGCGGCTGCTGCTCGGGCTCGAGGAGGCGCCGGGATGA
- the gvpJ gene encoding gas vesicle protein GvpJ — translation MTRPGQTGGGLADTLDILLDKGLVIDASVRVSVIGIELLAIEARIAIAGVDTCIRYLEAMRRLQSTPVPGQVSRGLGQTTGLIPPPTPAVAVPVDPAVPADQP, via the coding sequence GTGACCAGACCGGGACAGACCGGCGGCGGCCTCGCCGACACGCTGGACATCCTGCTGGACAAGGGACTCGTGATCGACGCGTCGGTGCGGGTGTCGGTGATCGGGATCGAGCTGCTGGCCATCGAGGCCCGGATCGCGATCGCCGGCGTCGACACCTGCATCCGCTACCTCGAAGCGATGCGGCGCCTGCAGAGCACACCTGTGCCGGGGCAGGTCTCGCGAGGACTCGGCCAGACGACCGGGCTGATCCCGCCGCCGACGCCGGCCGTCGCGGTGCCCGTCGACCCGGCCGTCCCCGCCGACCAGCCGTGA
- a CDS encoding GvpL/GvpF family gas vesicle protein — translation MTLQLYGVVRAGHPRAPRTVRWDDLAMVVGEPEPDPAAHLAVVSALVEGGPVLPVRFGTVAEDEEAVRAEVLAPAADEYRADLDRLDGLAEVHVCLRFTEPGSPWRSARSDGLLSEVAERARDSVALPAGESADERWAFLVGLGDLLVVRDTVAGLGPGGGVQADWLGPLPAYSFLDRRTCSRWSW, via the coding sequence GTGACGCTGCAGCTCTACGGCGTCGTGCGCGCCGGGCACCCGCGGGCGCCGCGCACGGTCCGCTGGGACGATCTCGCCATGGTCGTCGGCGAACCCGAACCCGACCCGGCGGCGCACCTCGCGGTGGTGTCCGCGCTCGTCGAGGGCGGCCCGGTGCTGCCGGTCCGGTTCGGCACCGTGGCCGAGGACGAAGAGGCCGTCCGCGCCGAGGTGCTCGCCCCGGCCGCCGACGAATACCGCGCCGACCTCGACCGGCTCGACGGCCTGGCCGAGGTGCACGTCTGCCTGCGGTTCACCGAACCCGGGTCGCCGTGGCGTTCGGCGCGTTCGGACGGGCTGCTGTCGGAGGTCGCCGAGCGGGCGCGCGACTCGGTGGCGCTGCCGGCGGGGGAGTCCGCCGACGAGCGGTGGGCGTTCCTCGTCGGGCTGGGCGACCTGCTGGTCGTGCGGGACACCGTCGCCGGGCTCGGGCCGGGCGGCGGTGTCCAGGCCGACTGGCTCGGGCCGCTGCCGGCGTACAGCTTCCTCGATCGGCGGACGTGCTCCCGCTGGAGCTGGTGA
- a CDS encoding NHL repeat-containing protein has protein sequence MTTSELAAIGGPGSGPGRFSAPSGIAVDARGRLWVADTGNDRVQAFTRTGALVRVIAGRLKAPEGIAVDAAGNVYVADTGNRRVVQYTWWGGFVRGFGDFARPRAVAVDPAGRLLVDDGGRVARFDTRTGAALPDAADWVSSPRDSAGDGAGGVWVVDTGNHRIVHFGAPA, from the coding sequence GTGACCACCAGTGAGCTCGCCGCCATCGGCGGGCCCGGCTCCGGGCCGGGCCGGTTCAGCGCGCCGTCGGGCATCGCGGTCGACGCGCGCGGCCGGCTGTGGGTGGCCGACACCGGCAACGACCGCGTGCAGGCCTTCACCCGCACCGGTGCTCTCGTGCGCGTCATCGCCGGGCGGCTCAAGGCGCCGGAGGGGATCGCGGTCGACGCCGCGGGCAACGTCTACGTCGCCGACACCGGCAACCGCCGGGTCGTGCAGTACACGTGGTGGGGCGGTTTCGTGCGCGGGTTCGGCGACTTCGCCCGGCCCCGCGCGGTCGCGGTGGACCCGGCCGGTCGGCTGCTGGTCGACGACGGCGGGCGCGTCGCGCGGTTCGACACCCGGACCGGCGCGGCGCTGCCCGACGCCGCGGACTGGGTCAGCTCACCGCGTGACAGCGCCGGCGACGGCGCGGGCGGCGTCTGGGTCGTCGACACCGGCAACCACCGGATCGTCCACTTCGGAGCGCCGGCCTAG
- a CDS encoding CoA-binding protein: protein MKAEEILAGAKTIAVVGLSRDPAKAAHGVPAVLQAHGFRIIPVHPSATELLGEKVYRSLKDIPEPVDLVDVFRPSPEAPGIAREAVEIGAKALWLQQGIVSAEARRIAEDGGLAYVENRCTAVVRATAAISKS, encoded by the coding sequence ATGAAAGCAGAGGAAATCCTCGCCGGCGCGAAGACCATCGCCGTCGTCGGCCTGAGCCGCGACCCGGCCAAGGCCGCCCACGGTGTCCCGGCGGTCCTGCAGGCCCACGGCTTCCGGATCATCCCGGTGCACCCGAGCGCGACCGAGCTGCTCGGGGAAAAGGTCTACCGGTCGCTGAAGGACATCCCGGAGCCGGTCGACCTGGTCGACGTCTTCCGCCCGTCGCCCGAAGCACCGGGCATCGCGCGGGAGGCCGTCGAGATCGGCGCGAAGGCGCTGTGGCTGCAGCAGGGCATCGTCTCGGCCGAAGCGCGCCGCATCGCCGAGGACGGCGGGCTCGCCTACGTCGAGAACCGCTGCACCGCCGTGGTCCGCGCGACGGCCGCGATCTCGAAGAGCTAG
- a CDS encoding VOC family protein — protein MAPTQAEVTKLAEVRDELRERHLRPAADRPATNGRGIHHTALISSDVERTIEFYQDVLGFPLTELIENRDYPGSSHFFFDVGNGNAVAFFDLPGLDLGPYAEVLGGLHHLALSVTPDRWSAIKDKLDEAGVQYLLESETSIYLSDPDGARVELISDPLGEMYGEKIG, from the coding sequence ATGGCACCGACCCAGGCCGAGGTCACCAAGCTCGCCGAGGTCCGCGACGAGCTGCGCGAGCGCCACCTGCGCCCGGCCGCCGACCGCCCGGCGACGAACGGGCGCGGCATCCACCACACCGCGCTGATCTCCAGCGACGTCGAGCGGACCATCGAGTTCTACCAGGACGTCCTCGGCTTCCCGCTCACCGAGCTGATCGAGAACCGCGACTACCCCGGCTCGAGCCACTTCTTCTTCGACGTCGGCAACGGCAACGCGGTCGCCTTCTTCGACCTGCCCGGCCTGGACCTCGGCCCGTACGCGGAAGTCCTCGGTGGACTGCACCACCTGGCCCTGTCCGTCACGCCCGATCGGTGGAGCGCGATCAAGGACAAGCTCGACGAGGCCGGCGTGCAGTACCTGCTGGAGAGCGAAACCTCGATCTACCTGTCCGATCCGGACGGTGCGCGCGTCGAGCTGATCTCCGACCCGCTCGGCGAGATGTACGGCGAGAAGATCGGCTGA
- a CDS encoding 2-keto-4-pentenoate hydratase, translating into MDVSKVQEAAAVLARAYATREPVEPLIKLFPEATVEDAYRIQQEQVRHWTSGGDAVRGHKVGLASAAMQRQMGVDQPDYGHLTGSMFHLEHQPIPTSAFLQPRIEPEIAFVLGSALRGPGVTVADAVRAVDFVLPSLEIVDSRIRDWKISLFDTIADNASSGGVVLGSSPTALGAADLRLAGCVLYQNGSVAATGAGGAVLGSPLNSLVWLANTVGPLGVTLEPGHVVLPGSMTRAIPVFPGDTIVATIAGLGSVTAVFSEES; encoded by the coding sequence GTGGACGTCAGCAAGGTGCAGGAGGCCGCCGCCGTACTGGCGCGGGCCTACGCGACGCGCGAACCGGTCGAGCCGCTGATCAAGCTGTTCCCGGAGGCGACCGTCGAGGACGCGTACCGGATCCAGCAGGAGCAGGTGCGGCACTGGACGTCGGGCGGCGACGCGGTCCGCGGGCACAAGGTCGGCCTCGCCTCGGCGGCGATGCAGCGGCAGATGGGCGTCGACCAGCCCGACTACGGGCACCTCACCGGGAGCATGTTCCACCTGGAGCACCAGCCGATCCCGACGTCGGCGTTCCTGCAGCCGCGCATCGAGCCGGAGATCGCGTTCGTGCTCGGCTCGGCGCTGCGCGGCCCCGGCGTGACGGTGGCGGACGCGGTGCGCGCGGTGGACTTCGTGCTGCCGTCGCTGGAGATCGTCGACTCCCGCATCCGCGACTGGAAGATCTCGCTCTTCGACACGATCGCCGACAACGCCTCCTCCGGCGGCGTGGTGCTGGGCAGCAGCCCGACGGCGCTGGGTGCCGCGGACCTGCGGCTGGCCGGCTGCGTCCTGTACCAGAACGGTTCGGTGGCGGCGACCGGCGCGGGTGGCGCGGTGCTCGGGTCGCCGTTGAACTCGCTGGTGTGGCTGGCGAACACGGTCGGCCCGCTGGGCGTCACGCTGGAGCCGGGGCACGTCGTGCTGCCGGGCTCGATGACCCGGGCGATCCCGGTGTTTCCGGGCGACACGATCGTCGCGACCATCGCCGGCCTCGGCAGCGTCACCGCGGTCTTCTCGGAGGAATCATGA
- a CDS encoding 2-keto-4-pentenoate hydratase: MNVREAAAALLGTVAERSPLSEEWPGLDVDTAYAIQDEALRQRRARGETLIGVKLGLTSRAKQERMGIDSPLLAWLTDAMVLPAGVPVPSLIHPRAEPELVFVLGRRLAGPGVTAATALAAVDRVYGGVEVIDSRYADYRFTLPDAVADNGSSAYFSVGPVGVPPASLDLSLEATLLEVDGQIVDTATGAAVQGHPAEALALAANSLAARGLALEPGWLVLTGGMTDAVPLRRGSRVAAHFSHLGSVTLSA; this comes from the coding sequence ATGAACGTGCGCGAAGCGGCCGCGGCGCTGCTGGGGACGGTCGCGGAGCGCTCGCCGCTCTCGGAGGAGTGGCCGGGCCTCGACGTCGACACGGCGTACGCGATCCAGGACGAGGCCCTGCGCCAGCGCCGCGCCCGCGGCGAAACGCTGATCGGCGTGAAGCTGGGCCTGACGTCGCGGGCGAAGCAGGAGCGGATGGGCATCGATTCGCCGCTGCTGGCTTGGCTCACCGATGCGATGGTGTTGCCCGCGGGCGTGCCGGTGCCTTCGCTGATCCACCCGCGTGCCGAGCCGGAGCTGGTCTTCGTGCTGGGTCGCCGGCTGGCCGGTCCCGGCGTGACGGCGGCGACGGCGCTGGCCGCGGTCGATCGCGTGTACGGCGGTGTCGAGGTGATCGACAGCCGGTACGCGGACTACCGCTTCACGCTCCCGGACGCGGTGGCGGACAACGGTTCTTCGGCGTACTTCAGCGTGGGTCCGGTGGGGGTTCCGCCTGCTTCGCTGGATCTGTCGTTGGAGGCGACCCTGCTGGAGGTCGACGGCCAGATCGTCGACACGGCCACGGGCGCGGCGGTCCAGGGCCACCCGGCGGAGGCCCTCGCGCTGGCCGCGAACTCGCTGGCGGCCCGGGGATTGGCGTTGGAGCCGGGGTGGCTGGTGCTGACCGGCGGGATGACGGACGCGGTCCCGCTTCGGCGGGGATCTCGCGTGGCGGCGCACTTCTCGCACCTGGGTTCGGTCACGCTGTCGGCTTGA
- a CDS encoding alpha/beta fold hydrolase has product MTEQLARVNGIELCHESFGDPAGRPLLLIMGLAAPMIWWDEEFCETLAARGFHVIRFDNRDAGRSTRLHGRADLAQAYLLRRSPYTLADMADDAAGLLTELGIPAAHVVGASMGGMIAQTLAIRHPSRVLSLTSIMSSTGGRFVGRPSARALPMLLTTPPKDRESYVETLMRTFRLIGSPAYPFDEARMRTRAERTYDRGLPPGGALRQLAAIMADRDRAPGLRRAKLPALVVHGARDPLVHVSGGRATARAIPGAALDIVPGMGHDLPRAVWPRVIRGIERIALTRPA; this is encoded by the coding sequence ATGACCGAGCAGCTGGCCCGCGTCAACGGCATCGAGCTCTGCCACGAATCCTTCGGCGACCCGGCAGGCCGGCCCCTCCTGCTCATCATGGGCTTGGCCGCCCCGATGATCTGGTGGGACGAGGAGTTCTGCGAAACCCTGGCCGCCCGGGGCTTCCACGTGATCCGCTTCGACAACCGCGACGCCGGACGCTCGACCCGCCTCCACGGCCGGGCCGACCTCGCGCAGGCGTACCTGCTCCGCCGGTCCCCGTACACGCTGGCCGACATGGCCGACGACGCCGCGGGCCTGCTCACGGAGCTGGGCATCCCGGCCGCCCACGTCGTCGGCGCCTCGATGGGCGGGATGATCGCCCAGACCCTGGCCATCCGCCACCCTTCGCGGGTGCTGTCGCTGACGTCGATCATGTCCAGCACCGGCGGCCGGTTCGTCGGCCGGCCGAGCGCCCGCGCCCTGCCGATGCTGCTCACCACACCCCCGAAGGACCGCGAAAGCTACGTCGAGACGCTGATGCGCACGTTCCGTCTGATCGGCTCACCGGCCTACCCGTTCGACGAAGCCCGAATGCGCACCCGAGCCGAGCGCACGTACGACCGCGGCCTCCCCCCAGGCGGCGCCCTCCGCCAGCTGGCGGCGATCATGGCCGACCGCGACCGCGCCCCCGGGCTGCGCCGAGCGAAGCTCCCGGCCCTGGTGGTGCACGGCGCCCGCGACCCGTTGGTCCACGTCTCGGGCGGCCGAGCCACGGCCCGCGCCATCCCCGGCGCCGCCCTCGACATCGTCCCGGGAATGGGCCACGACCTCCCGCGAGCCGTCTGGCCCCGCGTCATCCGCGGCATCGAGCGAATCGCGCTCACCCGGCCGGCGTGA
- a CDS encoding ABC transporter ATP-binding protein, translated as MPEWARVDERVANAGFGQAVRALPAAISVVLRLAWRTSPRLTLLAAFVHVVSGCVTAFGLLATANVFTALLEQGPTPDRVLQSLPALAVVTGSYAARAALDAAVAAVEGALRPRVTAAADDAVTASVVRVGLIAFEDADFRELARQGARFGVRAIETSLRRLADLTSSVISLAAAMLTAGLLNPWLAPVLLLAAAADGWAAARVAKLNYRHFLDTVGRNIRKSVVEEVATWRTMALERHALTLQEPLLGEYRRISRSLAREEIRLAHRSNLVRTTGRAAAGLGTAAAYLVLGWLLYTGGMELALAGTAVLAMRTASTALSNTMRAVNSLYEDSFYIGFYNQLLVESVKRRPPETSLTAPADPGEIRLAGVTFTYPGRETPALRDISLTIRRGEVVALVGENGSGKTTLGKLLTGLYPPDEGTVHWDDVDLAGADPASVHANIAVIAQEPAEWPMTAANNITVGRLGRADPDRRAWREAVDYSGADEVIASLPAGENTMLSKKFDEGHDLSGGQWQRMGIARGIYRDASVLVADEPTAALDARAEARVFAGLQHASTSHRGRRTTVLVTHRLANIRSADRILVLEKGRLIEEGTHADLIRAGGVYHELYEIQARAYRNGTETAEAR; from the coding sequence ATGCCCGAGTGGGCCCGCGTCGACGAGCGCGTGGCCAACGCGGGTTTCGGCCAAGCCGTGCGCGCGCTGCCGGCCGCGATCTCCGTCGTGCTGCGGCTGGCGTGGCGGACTTCGCCGAGGCTGACGCTGCTGGCCGCGTTCGTGCACGTCGTTTCGGGCTGCGTCACGGCGTTCGGGCTGCTCGCCACCGCGAACGTCTTCACCGCGCTGCTCGAACAGGGCCCGACACCGGACCGGGTGCTGCAGTCGCTGCCCGCGCTCGCGGTCGTCACGGGGTCGTACGCGGCGCGCGCGGCGCTGGACGCGGCGGTCGCCGCCGTCGAGGGTGCGCTGCGGCCGCGCGTCACCGCGGCGGCGGACGACGCGGTGACGGCGTCGGTGGTGCGCGTCGGGCTGATCGCGTTCGAGGACGCGGACTTCCGCGAGCTGGCGCGCCAAGGCGCGCGGTTCGGCGTCCGGGCCATCGAGACGAGCCTGCGCCGGCTGGCCGACCTGACGTCGTCGGTGATCTCGCTCGCGGCGGCGATGCTCACGGCCGGGCTGCTGAACCCGTGGCTCGCGCCGGTGCTCCTGCTCGCCGCGGCGGCCGACGGCTGGGCCGCCGCGCGCGTGGCGAAGCTGAACTACCGGCACTTCCTCGACACGGTCGGGCGCAACATCCGCAAGTCGGTCGTCGAGGAGGTCGCCACCTGGCGGACGATGGCCCTCGAACGGCACGCGCTGACGCTGCAGGAGCCGCTGCTCGGCGAGTACCGGCGCATCTCGCGCAGCCTCGCGCGCGAAGAGATCCGGCTGGCGCACCGCAGCAACCTGGTGCGCACCACCGGCCGGGCGGCGGCCGGGCTGGGCACGGCGGCGGCGTACCTGGTCCTCGGCTGGCTGCTCTACACCGGCGGGATGGAGCTGGCGCTGGCCGGCACGGCGGTGCTGGCGATGCGCACGGCGTCGACGGCGCTGTCCAACACCATGCGCGCGGTCAATTCGCTGTACGAGGACTCGTTCTACATCGGGTTCTACAACCAGCTGCTCGTCGAATCGGTGAAACGGCGGCCACCGGAGACGTCGCTGACCGCACCGGCCGACCCGGGCGAGATCCGGCTGGCGGGCGTCACGTTCACCTACCCGGGCCGCGAAACCCCGGCCCTGCGGGACATCTCGCTGACCATCCGGCGCGGCGAGGTGGTCGCGCTGGTCGGCGAGAACGGCTCGGGCAAGACCACGCTGGGCAAGCTCCTCACCGGGCTGTACCCGCCGGACGAGGGCACCGTCCACTGGGACGACGTCGACCTGGCCGGGGCCGACCCGGCGTCGGTGCACGCGAACATCGCGGTGATCGCCCAGGAACCGGCGGAATGGCCGATGACGGCGGCGAACAACATCACGGTCGGCCGCCTCGGCCGCGCGGACCCCGATCGCCGCGCGTGGCGCGAAGCGGTCGACTACTCGGGCGCGGACGAGGTGATCGCCTCCCTGCCCGCGGGCGAGAACACGATGCTGTCCAAGAAGTTCGACGAAGGCCACGACCTGTCCGGCGGCCAGTGGCAGCGCATGGGCATCGCCCGCGGCATCTACCGCGACGCCTCGGTCCTGGTGGCCGACGAACCGACGGCGGCGCTCGACGCCCGCGCCGAAGCCCGGGTGTTCGCCGGGCTCCAGCACGCGAGCACGTCGCACCGGGGCCGCCGCACCACGGTCCTGGTCACCCACCGCCTGGCCAACATCCGCTCGGCGGACCGCATCCTGGTCCTGGAGAAGGGCAGACTGATCGAGGAGGGCACGCACGCCGACCTGATCCGCGCGGGCGGCGTCTACCACGAGCTGTACGAGATCCAGGCCCGCGCGTACCGCAACGGCACCGAAACGGCGGAGGCCCGATGA